In one window of Solanum pennellii chromosome 2, SPENNV200 DNA:
- the LOC107010869 gene encoding B3 domain-containing transcription factor VRN1-like — translation MANKLRGSSLRNSSPNNPKFIQIITSLDELRRLRIPVVFAKRHCKNMFNPVFLEAPHGKAWEIEVEISQGQIWLAKGWSDFCDYYSISVQSSLMFTYNPRSHFVVAIYDQSRTEIEYPIDQDIESDAEEKDILVAQANANVIEEDILQSNANVDKEDIPILQSNANVIEDEEEDIPINCLQTNSNVIEQHKEVGEANSISEKIGPNNYSSRYSLVDLTGDNPFFEMVIKKSHATCMAIPLRFAQKTDIINMNNMRLVNEEGVEWKVEIEYTRSRVIIKKGWTAFRKDNKIANGETCRFKLIRGPIANVLQVQKIPTPLCLQ, via the exons ATGGCTAACAAGTTACGTGGATCTTCCTTAAGGAACTCTTCTCCCAACAACCCTAAGTTCATCCAAATCATTACTTCATTAGATGAATTACGCCGTCTG AGGATTCCAGTAGTATTTGCAAAAAGACATTGCAAGAACATGTTTAACCCCGTGTTTCTTGAGGCTCCCCATGGAAAAGCTTGGGAGATTGAAGTGGAAATTTCTCAAGGCCAAATTTGGCTAGCCAAGGGATGGAGTGATTTTTGTGACTATTACTCAATAAGCGTCCAGAGCTCATTAATGTTCACATACAACCCGCGTTCTCACTTTGTTGTTGCTATATATGATCAGAGTAGAACAGAAATTGAATATCCAATAGATCAAGATATTGAATCAGATGCAGAAGAGAAAGATATTCTAGTTGCCCAAGCTAATGCTAATGTAATCGAGGAAGATATTCTCCAATCTAATGCTAATGTAGACAAAGAAGATATTCCAATTCTCCAATCTAATGCTAATGTAATCGAGGATGAAGAGGAAGATATTCCAATTAATTGCCTTCAAACTAATTCTAATGTAATTGAGCAAC ATAAGGAGGTTGGAGAAGCTAATAGTATAAGTGAAAAAATTGGTCCAAATAATTATAGCAGTCGATACAGTTTGGTGGACTTAACTGGTGACAATCCGTTTTTTGAAATGGTTATAAAAAAGTCGCATGCTACTTGTATG GCTATCCCGTTGAGATTCGCCCAAAAAACAGACATAATCAACATGAATAATATGAGGTTGGTTAATGAAGAAGGAGTAGAATGGAAAGTGGAAATAGAGTATACTAGGAGTAGGGTTATCATAAAAAAAGGATGGACTGCCTTCCGAAAAGATAACAAGATAGCTAATGGTGAAACTTGTCGCTTCAAGTTGATTCGGGGCCCTATTGCAAATGTTTTGCAGGTTCAGAAGATCCCAACGCCCCTTTGCTTGCAATAA